Below is a window of Streptomyces spongiicola DNA.
TGGCGGTCATGAGGTCACGGTTCCGCAGGGGTGAGGTCATCGTCCGGCGCGAGATCCTGGACGGCCGCGAATGGCTGGTGTACCCGGTGCGGGTCGCGAGCGACGACGAGCGGGCGCTCGCCGTGTACCTGGCGCAGGGCACGCCGCTCGCCTTCGGGGGCGGCGACTTCCGCTGGGGGCTGCACCCCTGGACCGAGTTCGAGCACGTGTGGCAGTCCAGTGGCGTCCTCCAGTTGCAGCGCGCGGGGGACGGCTACTCCGTGTGGGGCCGCTGGGCGGACGGCACCCTGTCGGAGTGGTACGTCAACTTCCAGGCGCCCCTGGTCCGTACGGAACGGGGATTCGACACGCTGGACCACGAGTTGGATCTGGTCATCCCCGGCGACGGCTCCCCGTACCGGTGGAAGGACGTCGAGCACTTCGAGGAGCGGGTGCGCACGGGCGGCTTCGACGCCGAAGAGGCGGACGCCGTGCGTGCGGCGGCCGCCTCCGTCGTGGACCTCGTGGAACGCGGCGCGTGCTGGTGGGAGCAGTGGCGTGACTGGCGGGCACCGGCCGACTGGGCCCCGCCAGCCGCGGTGGCCCTCCAGGACGGCAACCCGGTGGGCGCGCGCTGAGAGCCCCGCAGCGACGACCGGTCCCGTCCGTCCGTACGACTCGGCGTACAGGGTGAGCAGACAGTCGCCGTCCACCTGGCCCGCCGGGTCGTCGTCGCGACTGCCCGTCACGCCGTCGACCAGCCGGCTCAGGTCCTCATCGGCCACTCCGCGGTCCGGCATCCGGGCCGCCAGGTCCGCCCGGGGCCAGGAGCCCGCCAACCGTGTCGTGGACGGTGCCGCCGCCCAGCCGCTCAGCAGCCCGGCAGCCCGGCAGCCCGGCAGCCCGGCGACCGCGGCGAACTCGTCCGGTACCACGGGGAGGCGGTGCGTCGGAGCCTGCTCGGTTAAAGCACCGCCAGGCCCCGGCCTTGCGAGAGGTCCACCCCGGGCCCGTCCAGGGGCTACGGGTCCACCGACTCACTTCCGGATCCGGTGCCCCGGCCCTGACCGGCGGTCCCGGTCCACCCCGCGGGCCGGGGACGCCACGCACGACCGAAGGAGACGACAGACCACCGATGACCGGTGGGACGTGACCCACCTCGGCGAGCGGACCCTGTTCGGAGGTCTTGCCCATCACGCACCCCGACCACCTCCGTGACACCCACCGGGTGGCGGAGGAACAGGCCGCCGGGCTCGCAACACACACCGGACTCACTCTCGACCTCGAGACCGACGAGTACTAACTGGAGCAGACCGCTTCGTCGCCGGGGCGGGTGGGCCGCAGGTCGCGGCGCATCCTGGCCTGGTCGGCGATCACGTAGGCGTCGCGGGCGTCGGTCTTGCCCTCGCCGCGGTAGCCGTCGGACGCCCGGTTGACCAGACGGCCAGGGATGTAAAGGCCTTCCTGATCGTGGTTGATCAGCAGGGCCAGCAGCAGTGCGGGCTCGCCGCCGGTCATGTCGATGGCCCAGGTGACCTCACGGCCGTCGGCCAGAGCCAGGACGTCACTCATCGGTTTCAGCAGCTCGGGCGCGTCGTTGGCGACCCGACGCGACAACAGCGTCTTGCCGTCCCCGTCCAACGCGAGGCCGTGATGGTGGCCCTTGCCGCTGTCGATCCCCGCCCACATCCGGCTCATCGCGCTCCTGACGTGCGTGTTCGTGTTCTTCGTACCACGGACGACCTCGCCGGCACTGCTCTACTCAGCGACTTGTTCGCACTTCCTGATCGGCGGCCGAGTCGTCATGGGGGTGCCGGGCGGTGAAGCGGAGGAAGCCACGAGGCGGCAGCCGACTGACAGGCACACCCAGCACCCCTGGGCGACCCAACCCTACGAATGGCTCGATCAACCCGATCAAAACGGTGGAGCCGACTGATCCGAGCGGATACCGGCTCACCACGGCCCACGACGGCCCGGCGCGGCGCAAGCGCTGCGCCGGTCCCGCTCGGTCCCGAGTCGCGGCTGCGCATGCTCCGCGAACGCCCACCGTGTTGCTGCCTCCCGTCGGGTTGAACCATCCCCCGTGCCCAGGGGACAACAGGGGTGCTCATGCTTCGCTGCGCAGGCTGTCGGCCGACCCTGACGAGCGGGGTGGAACCTGGAGAGCCGCGAAGAGGGCCGGAGCGGCGGTGGCCCGAGGGAGCCGGCCCTCCACGGACGGGGCTGCGCACGGTAGGCGTCTCAAGGCTGCACAGGAGTCCCGCCGTTGATGGTGACACCGGTCGCCGCGGCCCAGTAGCCGGTGAGGGCGCCGGCGGTGATCTGGTACATGGGTCGCCCGTTGACGATGGCGCGGCGGTCGGTGGGCGCGTTGGAGGGATTGGTGAAGGAGACGGTGCGGATGGACGCGTCGTCGCCGTCCTCGGTGAAGCGGTACACGTCGACCTCCCGGTTGCCGCCGGGGAAGGTGATGGTGCGGTGGGGGAGGTAGGTGGTGGTCAGGTACTGGCCGCGGAGGAAGGCGGTCGGCCAGGTCTCGCCGACCCACCAGCCGGTGTAGGCACCGGCGCTGATGCGGTAGTAGATGCCGCGGTCCTGGATGCGGCGGCGCATGTCGGCGGGGGCCTGTGTCGCCCGGGTGAAGGTGACCTTCTTCGTCTCCAGTTGGGCGTCACGCTTGCTCGCGTCCCACCCGCCGTCGGCCTTGGTGTCCAGCCGGTACAGGGTGTGGGTACCGGCGGCGAAGGCGACGGTCGAGCCGTCGTCCAGGTAGGGGGAGGGGAAGTCGTCGGTGAGGACGTCGGTGTGGTAGGCGAAGTCGGGACTGCCGGTCTGCCAGTGCAGTTGGCGGAAGAGGTTGATGTGGTGCTGGTGGTAGCTGGGGGTCGGTATCCGGTGGGTCTGGCAGTAGTAGGAGTGCCAGCGGACGTTCCGTAGGAGCGGAAAGTAGCGCGCCATGGTGGTGGCCCCGCCGTCGTACAGTGCCAGGGCAAGCTCGTGGCCGGTGGCCGCGTAGTAGTCCCACAGTCCGAACAAGGCGAAGATCATGCCGTTGTACGTGTAGTCCCCGAACGCGGGCTGCGCGCCGGGGTACTCCTGGATCCACAGGTATCCGGTCGCGTTCTTGTGGACCACCCACGGCGTGCCGTCGTCTCCGCGCAGCAGGGAGGCGAAGGCGGCGTCGGCGGCCTGCCGGTACAGGCTCCGCTCTACGTCGGTGACGGCCTCGAGTTGGGAGAGCTGGATGAACAGGCTGATCGCCTCGCCCTGGGCCATGCCCGAGTACCAGGGTGCTTTGTAGCTGACGCCGGAGTGTGTCGAGTGGGTGTAGTCGAACGGGTAGGGGAAGTACCACGCGCCGCGCGCCTCGACCCGGCGGTCGATCAGCCGCTTGGCCTGTGCCTTGGCACGGGTGAGGAAGAGTGCCCTGCGGGTGGCGTCGGTCTCGGTGCGGTAGCTGGTGATGCAGCCGAGTGCGAACTGGATCTGCGTCACCGGCTGGTCGTAGCCCGGCATGCCCGCGCCCTCGCGTACCTGGATGACCCCCTCGGCGTCGAGGAACAGCTTGTCCGTGTGGGGAGTGATGTTCTCCCATCGCGTGGGCCGATCCCGCCAGGGCCTCAGATACTCGGGGAGGTCGGTAACCGGCCGGTATCCGTACTGGTTGAACGAGAAGGGGAGCGTGGTGGGGACGTCGCCGGGCGCCACGCGTGACGAGGGCGCGCCCTGCGCGTAGGGGATACGCCTGCCCGGCCGTGAGATGCGTCCGCCGCCGGTCTGGTCGGGCAGGGGCGGCAGCGGGGCGTCACCGTTCACACCACGCGGCACGCTGAGCGCCAGGGACCGCGGCTGCCGCGGAGCGGATCGGGCTGGGCCACCGGCGTGGCGACCGCGCCCGTTGCCGTTGCAGTCCCCGTGAACGTACCGCCGGCGGTGACGGCGATACCGGCCACGGTCCCTTTGGCGGCCAGTCGTATGAGGCCGCGGCGGTCGATGGCCGGGCGGGACTTGGACATGACGATGCTTCCCTCGTCTTCTCTCGGGTGCGGTGGCCGGCGATCCGGATCCGCCTGGCAGGGGTGGCGGTGATGCACACAAGGTGCAGGCCGCCCACTTCAGTTGGTCAGTTGATGGAGGTTAAGAGTGGCCGGTTGCAGGAGCGCGGCCCCGGGGGCCTGGTCGTTGTGTGTGACCAGGCCCCCGCGGTTCGATGTAGGGGTGGCTAGTTGCCGGTGTGGTAGGTGTTGACGAGCTTGGTGGAGGTGTAGACCCAGGCGCCGGGGTTGGATGCCCAGCCGGCCTGGCCGCCGTTGAAGAGGGCGTCGGGCCGGGCGGTCCAGGTCCACATCTTGACGGCGTTGTCGCTCTGGTGGTTCATGATGGCGAGGTCGTCGCGGCCGTCGCCGTTGTAGTCGCCGGTCGCCAGTTGCAGGCGTTTGACGTCGAAACCGCCGGAGCTGTTGAGGGTGAGCTTGGCGGAGCCGAACCTGTTCTGGCCGTCGACTTTCTCGAACAGCATGGTGCTGGTCTTGTCGCTGCCGTCGGCGTAGTCGTACCAGATCAGGGTGTCGTCGTGGCCGTCGCCGTTGAAGTCACCGGCCTGCGGGACGGCCTGGTCCCACTTGAGCGTGGTCTCCCACCACGGCGTGGGACTGGCGAAGGTGCCGCCCGGCTGGGTGGTGAAGACGTAGGTCTTCATCCCGTTGCCGCCCTGGTCGTAGTACACGCCCAGCTCCTCGCGGCCGTCGCCGTTGAAGTCGCCGGTGACGAACTTCGTAGCGGTGCGCAGCCAGGTGCCCTTGGGGGCGGACCAGGAGGCGACGGGGGTGTTGAAGGTGCCGTTGGTCTTGGTGGTGAAGGTGTGCAGCTTGGTGGTGCCGTCGGCTCCGGCGTACCAGACGGCCATGTCGTCACGGCCGTCGCCGTTGAAGTCGCCGGCCTGCGGGGTCATGTAGCTGTAGTGGAAGGGGCCGCCCGCGGGGGAGCTCCAGGCCTGGACGGGGGTGGCGAAGCCGCCGTCGGTCTTGCCGAGGGCGACGAAGGCCTTCACGCTGGCGTCGCTGTAGCCGCGCAGCATGGCCATGTCGCTGCGGCCGTCGCCGTTGAAGTCGCCGGAGACGAACTTCATGTACCTGGCGTCCCATTCGCCCACGGGGGCGGCGTAGGACTTGAACGGTGCGCTGAGCGCGCCGTTGTCGCCCTGGCCGAAGAAGGTGTACGTGGCGTCCGAGCCGGCGGTGAAGTCGTACCAGGCGCCGATGTCACTGCGTCCGTCGCCGTTGATGTCGTTGCGGACGACGGTGTTGCTGGACCACAGCGACTGGTTCTGGGTGTTGTAGACGACCAGGTTGCCGCGGTCGGTCAGGACCGCCTGGCCGCCGGCGGCGGTCGTCTTGGACTCCCACAGGGTCGCGGTGTCGGCCGCGTTGCGCACGACCAGGTTGCCGCTCGCGTCAAGGCGGGCGGTAGCGCCCGGATTGCCGCCCGTGCCCGTGGACCACAGGACTTTACCGGCCCTGGAGGCGATGACCAGGTCGCCGTCCGCCTGCATCGTCAGACGGTTGGTGGCGGAGGTGAGCATGTCGCCAGCCTGCAGGCTCTGGCCTGCATTCAGGCGGGAGCCGAGTGTGATGCTGGTACGAGTAGCGATCGCGTCGGTACGGGTCTCGGCCGCGTCCTGGCCGAAGCAGCCGCCCTGCCACGAACGGCTGCTGACGGCGACGAGCTCGGGCGTACCGTTGTTGTCCCGCAGAAGTGGACCGCCGGTGTCGCCCTTGCAGATAGCGTCGCTGGCGGTCTTGCCGACGATGTTCACGTCGGTCTCGGTGACCGAATTGATCGTGAATGAACCCGTGTGCAGCTTGGTGGGAGCCCACTCGGTCTTGGTGCGGCCGTAACCGGCGACCGTCAGGGTGTCGCCAACCGCAGGTGAGGCAACCGCCATTGCGACCGGGGTGATACCGGTGGCAGGGGTTGCGAGGCGTGCCATGACCAGATCACGGCCCGCGCGGGGCACGAGGTCGACAATCTCGGCGACGTGGCCGCCAGTGCCAGTAAGATCGGCGCGGCCGATCGTGGCCACCGTCTTCTCAACAGGCCTGCCGGGCGCGAGCTCCGTGAGTCCGCCAGTGAAGCAGGAGGCAGCGGTCAGCACCCACTGGGCATCGACAAGGACGCCGGAGCAGCCGCGCATGTTGCCCTCGCCGTCGCCTATCTCCAACCGCGCAGTGAACGCATAGGCGTCGCCCACGGCAGGAGTGCCGGTGACGGCATGGGCAGGTGTGGCGCTCAACGCGAGGGGCCCGGAGAGCAGGGCCGCCGCGGCCAGCGCGGAGAGACGGAAAGGGCTGGCGTGATGCATGACCTTGGTTCCTTGTTATAGGTCTGCCGTCAGTCACCACCGAGCGGCAGCGTAGCGAACAACTGTTTCTAAGCAGCCGTCTACTTGGAGGACCTGATTTCTACGAGCATGTGCTCGCGACCCTCGGGATCTGCAGCCTCGCCGACCTGGGTCCAGGCGTTCTTGTTGACGTCGAAGGACTTCTCCTCGCCCTCGACGGTCATGTTGACCTCGGTGGTGTAGTCATTGCCCCTGATTCCATGGACGGAGGGGATCTCCAGGGTCAGCCAGCCGGAGTTGCCCGTGAAACGGAAGCAGATCGGTTTGCTCTGACTACGGGCCAGCACCTGAAGCAGACCGGCCTCGCTGCCGCACTCGGCGAGGACGATGTGGCCGTCACCACGCTTGAGGGTGATCCCCTGCTCGGAAAGGATCTTGTCGGCCTGCGGGTAGTTGAAGTCCTCGATGGCATAGCCCGGGGCCTCGTCGGCAACAGCCTCGACGGCGGCGGTCTCTCCGCCAGCGGGATAGGGGGCGCCCACCATCGCGAGCCATGCCAAGGTGCCTGCGGCCATGGCGGCGCCCAGAGTGCGCGCAATCGCGCTACGTACCTTCATCACTAAGTCCTACTCATAGATTCCGTTTCGGGAGCGCGACGACATCGGCCTTCCGGCGGTTTTTGAGTCGGCAGTTTGCACGGGATGCGCGTGTGCGTTAGCTGTCCGCCCGAAAAGTGCCAGAGCCCCCGAGGATCCCCGAATCCCGACGAGATCAAAGCCCCAAGAGAAGGGGGCTGCAATTAACCGCAGATCCGGGAAATGCGCCAACTCTTGACTGACACATGAGATCACACTCCCCTTCACCGCCCAGCCGGCTAGCGTCCAAAACCGTACATTCTGCCCCTACTTGGAGAGTGACATCCATCACCTTTCGGTATGGTTGTGCGGACCTTGATCAAGATTCCGCATACGGAAGGTGAAGGAGATATAACGGCTACCCGGCAGTGTTCACCTCCGTGGACTATGCGATGCTGCACGAGCAAATAGGGTCGCGGAGATCCGTCGCGCAGGCCCTCTGAATTTTCTGCGGAGTCCCTTCAATGACGAAAAAAAGCAGCCGCCTGCGATGGCGGCATGGCAGGCATATATCGGCCCTTGCGCTGGCCCTTTCCGCTGCCGTGGTCGGCACCGCCTGGGGCGAGTCCGCGGCCGCTGCCGAGATCGGTCTGCCTGACGACGCCCGCACCCAGATCCTTGAGGCCTGGCAGTTCGGCGGCCGCGCGGTCCGCCAAGAGGCCGAGACCGCGCTTGTCGGAACCGATGATGACCTCAAAGCCTTCCTCGACACTGGTTTCGCCCGGGCTCGCTCCGAGGACGAGCGCGCCGCCGTCCTCGATCTGCTCAACTATGCTGGCCCCGGCGTGCGGGCCGAGGCCCAGGACGCGCTCTCCGGCACGGACGCGGAGTTGCACGCCTTCGTCACCGAGGGGTACAAGGGCCCTCTGGCCGACGATCGCAGGGTCGCAGTACTCACCATCCTGGGCACGGGCGGCAAGGCGGTGGTACGCGAGGCGAACAAGGCTCTCGACGACGGCTCCGACGGGGCTCTGGACACCTTCCTGCAGTCGGGCCAGTACATGGCGCGTCAGGAGGACGAGCGTGTCGAGGTGCTCTCCATGCTCACCGGCGCCGGTCCGAATCTGACCGAGGCCATCAACCGAGCGATGGATGGCACTGCGGCCGACGTGACCATGTTCCTGGAGAAGGGGCAGCATCTGGCGCGGGCCCGTGACCAGGAGAAGCTGACGATCGATCAGCTCGTGATGCAGGCCGGGGCCGCGGGTGACCGAGCTCATCAGGCCACGGTCGCCGCGCAGGAGGCCTCCGACCGGGCGGAGGCAGCCTCTGTCGCGGCCAAGAAGGCCGCTCAGAAGGCGGCCGAGGAATCCGCCGCCGCCCAGGCTGACTCTGTCAAGGCCTCGCGCGCCGCCGGACGCGCTGCCGACGCTGCCAAGGGCGCCGCCGATGCCGCTCGAACCGCTGTGACCGCCTCGCGGACAGCGGTCTCCGCCGCTCGTACCGCTGCCAGCGCCGCGCAGGCCGCGGCGGCGGCCGCGGCCGCCGCCTCGTCAGCATCGGTACGCGCCTGGAACGCGGCATCTGCAGCGTCGAAGGACGCGTCGAAGGCAGGCGCCGCAAGCCAGGCGGCCAAGGCAGCCAAGGCAACGGCTGCCAAGGCCCGCAAGGCCGCCGACGCGGCCAAGGCCGCCGCCACCGCGAGTAGCAAGGCCCAGGAATCAAGCGCCGCGGCGGCGCGCGCCGGCCAGAACGCGGCCGCCTCGGCTGACGCAGCGGCCGACGCCGCCGAGGCCGCGGGCGTCTCGCAAGCACAGGCCCAGCGGGCCAGGGACGCGGCGGCACTGGCCCGGTCGTCCGCCAATACCGCCACGGCCGCGGCCAACCGGGCCGCCGCACTGGCGCAGAAGGCGGCCACCGCCGCCAACCAGGCCCACGACGCCGCGAACAGCGCGGCCGACCACGCGGAGGCCGCTGCCAAGGCCGCCGAGGAAGCCGCCGCACACGCCGGTCAGGCGGTCGACTGGGCCAACAAGGCCACCGCCAACGCCAATGACGCAATCGCCGCCGCCACGGACGCGGGCAACGCGGTCAAGCAAGCGCAGAACGTCGCCCAGCTCGCCCGTGACGCCGAGGCCGCACAACTCGCCGAAGAACGCGACCTGGCCATCGAGGTCGCCAAGCAGCTCAAGGTCGAGGAAGACCAGTACCAGGCGGCCAGTCGGAAGACCCAGGCCCAGGAGGAGGCAGCCAGTCAGGAGACTAAGGACCTGCTAGCCCAGGCAGCGGCCGACAGCGACACGGCCAAGGCCGCTGAACTTGGCCGCAGGGCCGCGGTTAACCTGATGGCCGACAGCTCTGTATGGACCCGCCAGGCCGCGCAGGAGGCGCTGACTGGCGACGACCGCGACGTCGTCGACTGGGTCAAGACCGGCTACACCAACGCGGCCGGGCTCGATGACCGCGAGAAGGTCCTCACCCTGGCCAAGCTCAACAAGGTGGTTCTGTCGGAGGCGGCGCAGAAGGCGCTGGAGAGCACCGACCCCAGCGCCGTCAGCACCTTCCTGCTCAAGGGCGCCAGGGACGTGCAGGCGGACGACTACCGCGTCGCCGTGCTCAAGGCACTGAACGGAGCGGGCAAGGCCGTCACCGCCGCCGCCAACAAAGCACTCGACGACGGGAGCGTCGAGGCCCTGCACCAGTTCCTGCTCCACGAGCACTCGCAGGCGCAGACCGAGGACGACCGGGTAGCGACCCTGGCCGCACTAAACGGCTCCGGCCCCAACATGGAAGCCGCCGCGCAGGCCGCCCTCGACGGTCCCGAATGGATGCTGCAACAGTTCATCGACTACGCCCAGTATCAGGCGCAGGAGGCGGACAACGACACCGCCACCCACGTGGCATCGATCAACGCCCAGATCGCCTCGGCAGCACGCATCACCGCCACCGCCTACAAGGACGCCGCCGAGGCCGCCCAGGCCGCAGCCGACGCCCGCCATGCAGCCGACGAGGCCGTTCAGTGGGCCGACAAGGCTCAGGACTCGGCGGCAGACGCACAGAACTACGCCAACCAGGCCGCAGCCTCCGCCAAAGACGCCGACAAGTTCGCCCAGGCCGCCCAGACCTCGGCTACAACCGCAGCGCAGGCTGCCTCGACCGCCCGCACCGCCAGCCGCCAAGCCAATTACTCCGCCAACCAGGCGATCAGCTCGGCCCACTCCGCGGTGGCCGCGGCCAGCAGCGCACAAACGGCCGCCGACAAGGCGTACGCCGACGCGATCGCCGCAGGCAAGTCCGCGACCGAGGCCAAGACCGCAGCAGGCGAGGCCAAGAAAATCTCCGAGACGAAGCGGAAGGAGGAGCTTGCAGCGGAGGCAGCCAAGGCAGCCGAGCGGGCCCGGCAGAACCAGACCAACGGCGTCGACCCGGCCAACACCGCAGATAACGACAAGATCAATGTGGGTGATGTCCGGAAACTGAGCCAAGAGCAGCAGGACGCTGCGTCGGCGGCTACCTCCCTGGCCGAGATCAGCGCCATCCTCGGCGGGGCCGCAGTCGTCGCGGCTTTCGTGCCTGGCGGCCAGCTTCTCGCGGGTGCTCTGGGAGGCGCCTCGCTCGTATTCGCGGCAGCCAGCACCATGTACAACGCCAAGGCCTACGGCTGGGGCAGTGACCAAGTGGTTGTCGGCGTCGCCGGCATGGCTCTCAGCATCGGACTTGGTGGGCTAGGAAGCCTCGCGGCCTCGCAAGCGACCCAGAACTTTGGCAAGGCAGCGGTCTCAGGAATCAACAACGCGGCCTCGGCGGTTGTGGGCTGGTTCACAGCGTGAGCTTCACGGCCACGGGCGGGCGGCGAGGATACTCCCCTGCCGCCCGCCCGTGGCACAGTTTAGGATGAGAAAACCCTCGAGCCAATGACCACGAGGGATAGAAGAAAGGGTTGTGATGCCGGAGAAGTCCTCTCCGTTGTGGTGGTTGTTCGCAGCGATTAGCATAGGCGTCTACCTCGCCGCGATGTTTCCAGGAATGATAAACTCGCGCCAGAAGATTTGGGTGTCATGCGGCCCGGTGGCGGGCTTCCTGGCAATCATGGCCTTCAGCGCCAACTACGATTGGTCCCTGAACGAGATGCTCCCCGCCTACTGCGGGATGCTCTTGGGCTTCGCCCTAGGCGTCGTGGGCCAATGGAAGGCAATGCGCGAGTTCATGGCGTGGCGCGAGGCGAACCCGGGAAAGCCTGATGACGAGGGTCCAGGTGTCCCGTGGATGCTGCAGATTGCGTTCACCTTGCCGATTTTCCTCGGCGGCGCGATCTGGTACATGAACAACTACTGACGTTCCCTCAACCTCGATCCACCGCGTGAATTCTGATCACGGGGGTCGGGCTCGTTCCGGGTGTTTCTTCGGGATGCGGGCAGTGGTGGTCGCCGGGTGGCCGTCCGCCTGAGTTCCGCAGTTCGTAGGCACATACGGGTCTGTCGATCAGTGTCTGCGCAGGTCACGGTGTTTCGGTGCATGCGCGTCGCGTGAATCGCGTGGGCACACGCCTAGTCCATGAGGTATTGATCTTCTTGCTGTGATCGTTGATGCTGTGGGCATGTACTTGCGGACCACCCAGCGGAAGAACAAGAACGGCACGACGGTTCGCTATGTTCAGCTCGCGCACAACCGGCGGGTGGGCGGCACTACGCAGGCCGAGGTGGTGCACAATTTCGGCCGCGAGGACCAGCTCGACACCGACGGCCTGCGCCGTCTGGTCGCCTCGATCAACCGCTACCTGGGCGAGGACGGCGCTGACGCGGCCGCTCCGGCGGCCGGCGGCGGCCTGCAGGTGACCGGCTCGCGCCCGCTCGGGGCGGTCTGGCTTCTGCAGGGCCTGTGGCGGCAGTTGGAGATCGACGCCGCCCTGAAGAAGATCCTCGGCGCGCGCCGGTTCCGCACCGACGTCGAGCGCGTGCTGTTCGCACTGGCCGCCAACCGTGCCATCGCCCCGGCCTCCAAGCTGTCGGCGGCCGAGTGGGCCGGCCGCGACGCGGTGATACCCGGCCTGGAGGCCATGGACGAGAACCAGGCATACCGGGCCATGGACCTGCTGGTGGAGGCCGACGCCCAGGCTGAAGTGCAGGAAGCGGTGTTCTTCGCGGTCGCCAACCTCCTCAACCTCGAAGTCGACCTGCTGTTCTTCGACACCACCAATACCTACTTCGAACGCGACGAACCCGACGAGGGCGAGACCCCGTTCCGCGCCTACGGCAAGAGCAAGGACCACCGCGACGACCTGCCGCAGATCACCATCGGACTGGCTGTCACCAAAGAGGGCGTCCCGGTCCGGTGTTGGTGCTGGCCCGGCGGCACCAGCGACCAGGCGATCCTGCCGCAGGTCAAGGACGACATGCGCGACTGGAAGCTGGGCCGCGTGATCACCGTGGTCGACCGCGGCTTCTCCTCCGCGGACAATCTCGCCTACCTCACCCGCGCCGGCGGCCACTACATCGCCGGGATGCGCATGCGTGACGGAGGCGACCTGGCCGAGGCCGCGCTCGCCCGGCAGGGCCGCTACCAGAGCGTCCGCGACAACCTGCGCGTCAAGGAAGTCAAGCTCGACCAGGCCCCGGGCCGGCGCTTCGTCATCTGCCACAACCCTGCCCAGGAGGAACGCGACCGTCGCCATCGCGAGGAGGCCATCAAGCGGATCGAGGCCGAACTGGAGCGGATCCGGTCCCAGCGTGAACGTGACGCCAAGCGCGCGACCACAGCCAAGGCGCGGGAGCGGGCGGAGGCCGCCCACGTGCGCGCCGAGTGCGCGCTGATCGAACACCCCACCCTGAAGCG
It encodes the following:
- a CDS encoding DUF402 domain-containing protein: MRSRFRRGEVIVRREILDGREWLVYPVRVASDDERALAVYLAQGTPLAFGGGDFRWGLHPWTEFEHVWQSSGVLQLQRAGDGYSVWGRWADGTLSEWYVNFQAPLVRTERGFDTLDHELDLVIPGDGSPYRWKDVEHFEERVRTGGFDAEEADAVRAAAASVVDLVERGACWWEQWRDWRAPADWAPPAAVALQDGNPVGAR
- a CDS encoding D-glucuronyl C5-epimerase family protein codes for the protein MNGDAPLPPLPDQTGGGRISRPGRRIPYAQGAPSSRVAPGDVPTTLPFSFNQYGYRPVTDLPEYLRPWRDRPTRWENITPHTDKLFLDAEGVIQVREGAGMPGYDQPVTQIQFALGCITSYRTETDATRRALFLTRAKAQAKRLIDRRVEARGAWYFPYPFDYTHSTHSGVSYKAPWYSGMAQGEAISLFIQLSQLEAVTDVERSLYRQAADAAFASLLRGDDGTPWVVHKNATGYLWIQEYPGAQPAFGDYTYNGMIFALFGLWDYYAATGHELALALYDGGATTMARYFPLLRNVRWHSYYCQTHRIPTPSYHQHHINLFRQLHWQTGSPDFAYHTDVLTDDFPSPYLDDGSTVAFAAGTHTLYRLDTKADGGWDASKRDAQLETKKVTFTRATQAPADMRRRIQDRGIYYRISAGAYTGWWVGETWPTAFLRGQYLTTTYLPHRTITFPGGNREVDVYRFTEDGDDASIRTVSFTNPSNAPTDRRAIVNGRPMYQITAGALTGYWAAATGVTINGGTPVQP
- a CDS encoding FG-GAP-like repeat-containing protein — encoded protein: MHHASPFRLSALAAAALLSGPLALSATPAHAVTGTPAVGDAYAFTARLEIGDGEGNMRGCSGVLVDAQWVLTAASCFTGGLTELAPGRPVEKTVATIGRADLTGTGGHVAEIVDLVPRAGRDLVMARLATPATGITPVAMAVASPAVGDTLTVAGYGRTKTEWAPTKLHTGSFTINSVTETDVNIVGKTASDAICKGDTGGPLLRDNNGTPELVAVSSRSWQGGCFGQDAAETRTDAIATRTSITLGSRLNAGQSLQAGDMLTSATNRLTMQADGDLVIASRAGKVLWSTGTGGNPGATARLDASGNLVVRNAADTATLWESKTTAAGGQAVLTDRGNLVVYNTQNQSLWSSNTVVRNDINGDGRSDIGAWYDFTAGSDATYTFFGQGDNGALSAPFKSYAAPVGEWDARYMKFVSGDFNGDGRSDMAMLRGYSDASVKAFVALGKTDGGFATPVQAWSSPAGGPFHYSYMTPQAGDFNGDGRDDMAVWYAGADGTTKLHTFTTKTNGTFNTPVASWSAPKGTWLRTATKFVTGDFNGDGREELGVYYDQGGNGMKTYVFTTQPGGTFASPTPWWETTLKWDQAVPQAGDFNGDGHDDTLIWYDYADGSDKTSTMLFEKVDGQNRFGSAKLTLNSSGGFDVKRLQLATGDYNGDGRDDLAIMNHQSDNAVKMWTWTARPDALFNGGQAGWASNPGAWVYTSTKLVNTYHTGN
- a CDS encoding ALF repeat-containing protein, with product MTKKSSRLRWRHGRHISALALALSAAVVGTAWGESAAAAEIGLPDDARTQILEAWQFGGRAVRQEAETALVGTDDDLKAFLDTGFARARSEDERAAVLDLLNYAGPGVRAEAQDALSGTDAELHAFVTEGYKGPLADDRRVAVLTILGTGGKAVVREANKALDDGSDGALDTFLQSGQYMARQEDERVEVLSMLTGAGPNLTEAINRAMDGTAADVTMFLEKGQHLARARDQEKLTIDQLVMQAGAAGDRAHQATVAAQEASDRAEAASVAAKKAAQKAAEESAAAQADSVKASRAAGRAADAAKGAADAARTAVTASRTAVSAARTAASAAQAAAAAAAAASSASVRAWNAASAASKDASKAGAASQAAKAAKATAAKARKAADAAKAAATASSKAQESSAAAARAGQNAAASADAAADAAEAAGVSQAQAQRARDAAALARSSANTATAAANRAAALAQKAATAANQAHDAANSAADHAEAAAKAAEEAAAHAGQAVDWANKATANANDAIAAATDAGNAVKQAQNVAQLARDAEAAQLAEERDLAIEVAKQLKVEEDQYQAASRKTQAQEEAASQETKDLLAQAAADSDTAKAAELGRRAAVNLMADSSVWTRQAAQEALTGDDRDVVDWVKTGYTNAAGLDDREKVLTLAKLNKVVLSEAAQKALESTDPSAVSTFLLKGARDVQADDYRVAVLKALNGAGKAVTAAANKALDDGSVEALHQFLLHEHSQAQTEDDRVATLAALNGSGPNMEAAAQAALDGPEWMLQQFIDYAQYQAQEADNDTATHVASINAQIASAARITATAYKDAAEAAQAAADARHAADEAVQWADKAQDSAADAQNYANQAAASAKDADKFAQAAQTSATTAAQAASTARTASRQANYSANQAISSAHSAVAAASSAQTAADKAYADAIAAGKSATEAKTAAGEAKKISETKRKEELAAEAAKAAERARQNQTNGVDPANTADNDKINVGDVRKLSQEQQDAASAATSLAEISAILGGAAVVAAFVPGGQLLAGALGGASLVFAAASTMYNAKAYGWGSDQVVVGVAGMALSIGLGGLGSLAASQATQNFGKAAVSGINNAASAVVGWFTA
- a CDS encoding IS1634 family transposase — translated: MYLRTTQRKNKNGTTVRYVQLAHNRRVGGTTQAEVVHNFGREDQLDTDGLRRLVASINRYLGEDGADAAAPAAGGGLQVTGSRPLGAVWLLQGLWRQLEIDAALKKILGARRFRTDVERVLFALAANRAIAPASKLSAAEWAGRDAVIPGLEAMDENQAYRAMDLLVEADAQAEVQEAVFFAVANLLNLEVDLLFFDTTNTYFERDEPDEGETPFRAYGKSKDHRDDLPQITIGLAVTKEGVPVRCWCWPGGTSDQAILPQVKDDMRDWKLGRVITVVDRGFSSADNLAYLTRAGGHYIAGMRMRDGGDLAEAALARQGRYQSVRDNLRVKEVKLDQAPGRRFVICHNPAQEERDRRHREEAIKRIEAELERIRSQRERDAKRATTAKARERAEAAHVRAECALIEHPTLKRWLRTSKNGRLAIDRAKVKAEERLDGKYLLTSSDPHLSAEEIAVGYKALLEAERGFRDLKTVLELRPVFHRLEHRIRAHVLLCWLALLLIRVAERRTGQTWNRISTELGRVHEVTLTGDAGQITQTTPLTSQQAALYRACGIKPPPRITAADPA